Within the Deltaproteobacteria bacterium genome, the region GTCTTGCGGTCGAGCGCCCCTTTTCCCTTAAGCCGCATCTTTTGGCCGCTCTGCGCCCCCGCCGGAATCTTCACCTCCACCATGCCGTCGATGGTCGGCGCCTTGACCTTTCCTCCCGACAAGGCTTCCGAGAGATTGAGCGGAAGATCGACCTCGATATCGTTTCCGCTCCGGCGGAACCAGGGATGTGCGATGATGCGCGGTTCGATGTATAAATCGCCCGCCTCGCCCCCGGCCACTCCCGGTTCTCCCTTTCCGGCCAGCCGGATTTTCTGGCCATCCGTAATCCCCGCGGGAATTTTCACCTTGAAGGATACGCCGCTCCCCAGACGGATCGTTTTTTCGCATCCCTTCGCCGCATCAGTAAAATCAAGGTCAAGCGAAAAGTAAAGATCCTTCCCCTTTCGCGTCCGGTTGGCCGTGCCGAAATCAGCCGTAAAACCGCGCCGTCTGCGGGCGGCCCCGCCAACCCCACCAAGGCCGCCAAAGAGGTCGCCGAAGATATCCCCCAGATCGTCGAGGTCGATACCCGCTCCGTATTTGCCGCCCCCTCCTTCGAATGGATTATAGGTATAAGTGCGCCATCCTCCGGCGCCCCCTCCGGGAAACCCCTCGAAATCGGCGGTGCCGAAGGCGTCATATTTTTTCCGCTTCTCGGGATTTGAAAGAACCTCATTGGCCTCGGAAATTTCCTTGAAGCGCTCCTCGGCCTTTTTGTCGCCGGGGTTGACGTCGGGATGGTATTTACGGGCCAGCTTTTTAAAGGCCTTGCGGATCTCCTCCTCGCCGGCCCCTTTGGATATGCCGAGAATCTGATAGTAGTCTTTGGCCACGGATAAAGAGAATGTAAGACCTTAGGCGGACATTTGCAATGGATGGAATTAAAAAAATCAACTCCCCCAGCCCCCCCATTAAATTCCGAAATTCCTTGTCAGCACCAGCAGATTGAAATAGAAAGGCGCCTCTAAGCGAACCATCGGGCTTGCCCCGTGGTTCGCGCGGGGTTTGGGGCCACCTGCCCGCCGGATTGGCAGGCGGGTTTGAGGCCCGAAATAAATCAATGCGAGTAGCAACAAACGGGCCGAAAGGGCCCCAAGTCTAATGCCCACCCAACACAAACAGTTTCTGACCGTTGTCGACAACCGCACCGGGAAAAAATACGAGCTTCCTGTCGAACACCGTTCCATCTGGGCCGTGGATCTCAAACGAATCAGGGTCGACGAGAACGACCGCGGGCTTTACAGTTATGACCCCGCCTTTTTAAACACCACCTCATGCAAGAGCAGTATCACCTTTATTGACGGCGAAAAAGGGATCCTCCTTTATCGCGGCTACCCGATTGAAGAGCTGGCTCAAAAAAAGAGCTACCTCGAAGTGGCCTACCTGATCATTTATGGGGAACTCCCCAACCGCGAGCAGTTCGCCGAATGGGAGGAGGAAATCAAAGGGCATCTCCGGGTCAACGCGGCCATCAACCATATGATGCGGGCGTTGCCAAGGAGTTCGCACCCCATGCCGATGCTGATTTCCGCCATCGCCGCCTTGTCGTGTCTGAACCCCGGGGCGCGCAACGTCACCGACGTCGAGGGACGACAGCTCCAGATTGTCCGGCTGATTGCCAAGGCCCCGACCTTGGCCGCCTGGGCCCTTCGGCACAACCGGGATCTCCCCCCGGTTGAACCCGACCCTGAAATGAGCTACACGGGGAATTTTCTCGCCATGCTTTTTCAGGAGGGGAATAAAAAATACAAGCCCCATCCGGTCATCGAGAAGGCGCTCGATGTTCTCTTTACCCTCCATGCCGACCACGAGCAAAACTGCTCCACCACCGCCATGCGGGTGATTGGTTCCTCCCATGCCGATCCCTTTGCGGCGGCGGCCGGGGCGGCGGCGGCCCTCTTCGGCCCCCGTCACGGCGGCGCCAATGAGGCGGTGCTCAAGATGCTGAAGAAAATCGGCTCCAAGGACAAGGTCGCCGAACACATCCGGCACGTTAAGGACGGCGAAGAAAGGCTGATGGGTTTTGGACACCGTGTTTACAAAAACTACGACCCCCGCGCCAAGGTCATCAAGGACACAGCCACGAAGGTGTTTGAGGTCACGGGAATAAACCCGTTGCTTGATATCGCCCTCGAGCTCGAACGCATCGCGCTGGAGGACAATTACTTCATCAAACGCAAGCTCTATCCCAATGTCGATTTTTACAGCGGCCTCATCTACGAAGCCATCGGCATTCCCACCGAGATGTTCACCGTCCTTTTTGCCGTGGCCCGTGTCTCCGGGTGGCTGGCCCAGTGGCGCGAGTTTCTGTTGGATCCCGAGCAAAAAATATCCCGCCCGCGGCAGATATACCTTGGACGGGGTTTAAGGCATTTAATTGGGATCCCCTTTTACGGAGTGATGAATTGAAGAATCTCGGCCGCTTGCGGCCGAGTTCTTCAAACGCCCCCTGTTTAGAGGAAAACCGGAACGGGCGCAAAAGCCG harbors:
- a CDS encoding DnaJ domain-containing protein, giving the protein MAKDYYQILGISKGAGEEEIRKAFKKLARKYHPDVNPGDKKAEERFKEISEANEVLSNPEKRKKYDAFGTADFEGFPGGGAGGWRTYTYNPFEGGGGKYGAGIDLDDLGDIFGDLFGGLGGVGGAARRRRGFTADFGTANRTRKGKDLYFSLDLDFTDAAKGCEKTIRLGSGVSFKVKIPAGITDGQKIRLAGKGEPGVAGGEAGDLYIEPRIIAHPWFRRSGNDIEVDLPLNLSEALSGGKVKAPTIDGMVEVKIPAGAQSGQKMRLKGKGALDRKTGSRGDQYLVLQVHLPEGLDQRSKEELLKAVKGKEADPRKKLWG
- a CDS encoding citrate synthase, coding for MPTQHKQFLTVVDNRTGKKYELPVEHRSIWAVDLKRIRVDENDRGLYSYDPAFLNTTSCKSSITFIDGEKGILLYRGYPIEELAQKKSYLEVAYLIIYGELPNREQFAEWEEEIKGHLRVNAAINHMMRALPRSSHPMPMLISAIAALSCLNPGARNVTDVEGRQLQIVRLIAKAPTLAAWALRHNRDLPPVEPDPEMSYTGNFLAMLFQEGNKKYKPHPVIEKALDVLFTLHADHEQNCSTTAMRVIGSSHADPFAAAAGAAAALFGPRHGGANEAVLKMLKKIGSKDKVAEHIRHVKDGEERLMGFGHRVYKNYDPRAKVIKDTATKVFEVTGINPLLDIALELERIALEDNYFIKRKLYPNVDFYSGLIYEAIGIPTEMFTVLFAVARVSGWLAQWREFLLDPEQKISRPRQIYLGRGLRHLIGIPFYGVMN